The genomic DNA CTGTATTTGCAGACGGCCCCGGCCGCCGGCTCGCTGGCCGCGCACTCCTCTGATATTCAGGCGTTCTACGCGGCTGGCAAGCAGCTGGCCGCCTCGCAGCAGGCATGGCTGTTCTGGCTCATCTTCGCGGCTTTCGCGGTGAAGATGCCGATTTTTCCCTTCCACACCTGGCAGCCCGACACCTACACCGAGTCGCCGGCTCCGGCCACGATGCTGCTCTCGGGCATCATGCTGAAAATGGGCATTTACGGCTGCCTGCGCTGGCTGCTACCCGTCGTGCCGCTGGGCGTGACGCAGTGGCAGCAGCTGGTGATGGTGCTGGCCATTATCGGCATCATCTACGGGGCCATTATCGCTATCCGTCAGCAGGATATGAAGCGGCTCATCGCCTACTCGTCGCTCTCGCACGTGGGCCTGATGATTGCCGGCGTGTTCTCGCTCAAAGCCATTGGCCTGCAAGGCGCGGTGGTGCAGATGTTGGCCCACGGCGTGAACGTGGTGGGCATGTTCCTGGTGGCCGACGCCATTGAGCGCCGCACCGGCACGCGCCTCATTGCCGACCTGGGCGGCCTCACGCGCCGCACGCCGCTGCTCAGCGTATGCTTTATCGTCATGCTGCTCAGCACGGTGGCCCTACCCCTCACCGGCGGCTTCGTGGGCGAGTTTCTGCTGCTGGCGGGCGTGTATGAGTTCAATATGTGGGCCGGTGCGGTGGCCGGCCTTACCATTATTTTCTCGGCCGTGTACCTGCTACGCATGTACCAGCGCGTGATGCTGGGGCCTGATTCGGCGCACTCCGACACCATGACTGACCTCACCGGAGCCGAGCTGACGATGTTCGTGCCGCTCATCGCGCTGGTGTTCTGGCTGGGTTTGTTTCCCGGCACTTTCCTGCATTTATCCGAGCCGACCATCAGCAGCATTCTAACCGCGGTTGGCCGCTAATTCATTTCTGTCATGCTGAGTTTGCCGAAGCATCTCGCCCGTTTCGTTGGGGGTAGTAATCCAACGGCGCGGACAAGATGCTTCGGCAAGCTCAGCATGACGTTCTTTTCTTGAGGTTCGCTCATGCTCCCACTAGTTCTCCTCTCCGTCTTCGGCATCATCAACCTGTTCTTCGGCTTTTTGCGCTCCAACCGGGCGCTGCTGCCGTTTGCGCTGGTGGTGTTGGCCCTCGTGTTTGGCATTAACCTGCTCGACTGGAACCACGCCGGTAGCATCACGGGCCTATTCGACTCGCCCTACGTGAGGCAGATGCTTACCGTGGACAACTACTCGGTGGCCTTCAGCGGCATCGTGCTGCTCACGGCCCTGGTGCTGCTGCCGTTTTCGCGCTCCTACGTGGTGGCCGGCGAGCCCAACCTGGCCGAGTACTACTCGTTGCTGCTGTTCTCGCTGGTGGGGGCTATTATGATGGTGAGCTACAACCACCTCATCATGCTCTTCGTGGGTATTGAAATCCTAAGTATCAGCATGTATTGCCTGGCCGGCTCCGACAAGCGCAACGTGCGCTCGAACGAGGCGGCCCTCAAATACTTTTTGCAAGGCGCGTTTGCCACCGGCATTCTGCTCTTCGGCATCGCGCTGGTGTATGGCGCTACCGGCACGTTCCAGCTCAATGAGCTGGCCGCCGCCATTGCTACCCCCGCCAATGCCAGCCTGCAGCCCATGCTCTACGTGGGCGTGCTGCTGATGGTGATTGGTATCGGCTTCAAGGTGTCGGCCGCGCCGTTCCACTTCTGGACGCCCGACGTGTACGAGGGCACGCCTACGTTCTTCACCGCTTTTATGAGCACGGTGGTAAAAACGGCGGGCTTCGCAGCTTTTCTTAAGCTGCTGCTGGTGGCCCTGCCCGGTGCCAGCGCCGTGTGGCTGCCCACCATCGTGGCCATGTGCGTGCTCACACTGCTGCTCGGCAACCTGGGCGCGGCGGTGCAAACCAGCGCCAAGCGCATGCTGGCCTATTCCAGCGTGAGCCACGCGGGCTACCTGCTGCTGGGCCTCGTGGCCGGCCGGGGCCAGCTCGACGGGCCAGCCGCGCAGGCCATTTTTTTCTACAGCCTGGCCTACTCCGTGGCTACGGTGGCGGCTTTCGGCGTGCTCAAGCTCGTGGCGGACCAGCGCCAGCGCGAAGACTACGCGGGCCTCGCCGGCCTGGCGCGCACCAACCCGCTGCTGGCTTTTTCGATGACGGTGGCGATGCTGTCGCTGGGTGGCATTCCGCTCACGGGCGGCTTTTTCGGTAAGTTTTTCATCTTCACGGCCGTGGTGGCGCAGGGCTACATTTGGCTAGTAGTGTTCGCGGTGCTGATGAGCATGGTGGGCATCTACTACTACCTGCGCCCCGTTATCGCCATGTATATGCGCCCCGCCGAGCCGGGCACTACCCCCATCATGGTCGATAGCTTTCAGTCGGCTACGCTGGTGCTGCTGGCCATTATGACGCTGGTGCTGGGTATTTTGCCCGGCTTTTTGAGCGGCTTGCTGTAGGCGCACACGGCCAGTTTTCAGAATCCCTGGCAGCCCCCTGGCCTACTCGCCGCGCAGCTGCTGGTCGGCCATATGGCCGTTCTCGAACTGCAAGCTGCCGCAGTACACGTACTTGTCGTCGTAGCCGTGGATGTGCTGCTGGTTGAGCAAGGTGCTCCGGTTGACGCGTAGAAACTGCCCCCGCAGGTGGTCGGGAATGAGTTGGTAGAGCACGTAGGCGAGCGAGCCCCGGATGGCGTGTACGATTTGCCGCACGGGCGCGCGCAGGGTCACGTAGTTTTTACCAGCTTCGAGGCTGGCCACGTCGTCCCAGTAAATCTTGGTGAGCTGTAACCCCACTTTCACAAAAAAATAGTCGGTAGGCCCCACGCTGGGGTTGTCGGGGTCAAGCAGGAGGTCCGACTGCCGGCTGGTACTGTGCTCGATAGCCGTTTGGATGGCGGCAAACAGGGCCGCATCGTTGGCGGGCTTGATGAGATAGCCGCTGGGGCGCAGCCGGGTGGCCTGCCGGATGGTGTCGAGGTCGTTGTAGGCGGTGAGAAAAATGAAGGGCGGGGGCACGGGGCGCTCGTGCAGCTGCTGGGCCAGGGCCAGGCCGTTGTGGGTCGGGTTGGGGCTGCGCAGGTTGATGTCGAGTAGCACGAGGTCGGGTTGGTACTGGGCGAAAGCCTGCCGGGCTTCGACGTAGGAAAGGCAGGTGGCCAGCACGTAGTAGCCCAGGTCTTGCAGGGTATTGCTCAGCTCTTGGGCTATCAGGGCTTCATCTTCGACTACGATAAGGTTGAGTTTAGGCAATAGCGACATGGGGCAGGCACAGTTCGTAATGGAAGGGCTGGTCGGGGCGGGTGGTGAGGGTAGCGTGGAGCTGGCGGGCCAGTAGCGTAATAATCTGGGTGCCAAGGCCACCCAACTCGTGCTCGGCGCTAACTGGCGCGGAACGGGCAGCCTCGGGCGGGCGGCCGTTGTCGGCATAAGTAATGCAGGTGTTGTCGGCGCGGCGCGCCACGCTCACGTTGATTTCCAGGGCCTGTCCGGCCGTGTCGGCATACTTGATGGAGTTCGTTACCCACTCGTTCAAAATGAGCGAAAGCGGAAAATGGCTGTCGGTGGGCAGGTCAAGGTCGTCGGTGCGCAGGTGCGTCACCACTTGGCGGCCGTTGGCCAGGCAAGCTACCACGGCCGAGATGAGCGCCCGCATATAATCGGCCACGTCCAGGCCGGCGGGGTTGCGCAGCAGCTGGTTGTGCAGGGTGGCAATGCTTTCGACGCGCAGGCGGGCGGCCTGCAGCTGCTCCAGCACCTCGGGGTTGTCGGTGCGGCGCTCCTGCATACGCAGCAAGCTATATATCATGTGTAAATTATTTTTGACGCGGTGCTGGATTTCCTTGTTCAGCAGCTCCACCTGGGCCACTTTGCCATCGAGCTGCTGGTTGGCTGCGGCCACGGCCTGGTTGGCGGTAGCCAGCTCCTGGTTGGCCGCACCCAGCTCCTGGTTCATGGTCGCCAGCCGCCGCGCCTGGCGGTTGGCGCGCGCCCCCTGGCGGGCCAAGTAAAAACTCAGCAGGGAGATAATGACCAACCCCACGCTCAGCCCCCACAGCATGCGGGTGCGAGCCACGTTACTGGCAGCCTCGGCCGCGCTTTGCTGGTTGGCGGCGGCCTCTTCCGAGCGCATCAGCGCCTGCCGCAGCCGGCCCACGTCGGCACTGCCGCGCAGGCTGTCGCCCAGGTGCTGGTAGTCGCTCAGGTAGCGGTAGGCCAGGGCATACTGCCCGGCGGCGGCGGCTAGCCGGGCTAAGTTTTCGGCATAGAAGAGGCGGTCGGGGGTGGGGCGGGTGCGGCGGTAAGCCCCCGCAAGCGAGTCGAGGTAGGGCGAGTGCAGGCGGTGCCGGCCCAGGATGTCGAGGCGGCTGTGCACCAGGTAATAGTGGGTGAGGTGGTCGTAGGTTTCGGGGTCGTTGCGCACCCAGGGCCGGCGCGTGAGGGTAGTGAGCAGCGAGTCGGCCAGGGCATAGTGGCCGACCTCGGTGGCAATGAGGGCCATTTCGACAGTGAAGGGCAGCTGGCGCAGGAGGGCGGGGGGCTGCCTGGCCAGCTCGCGCCGGATAGCCCGCAGCTCGGCAATGGTGCGCAGCGTGTCGGGCACCTTATCGTAGGCGTGGGCCACCAGGTGCCAGGCGTAGTAGTAGCGCAGGCGCTGGGCGGGCACCCGCCGAAACAGCGCCGTGGCCTGCCGCAACAGGGCCACCGTGGTTTGCGGCTCCTTATTCCAGGCATCGTAGATGCGGCCCCTGGCAAAAACGGCCTCGGCCAGCAGCAGCGTATCGTTGGTGGCGGCGGCCAGCGCCTGGGCCCTGGTGTAGTAGTTGAGGCTGCGGGCCAGCGACTCGTCGCCGCGCTTGAGGGCATACACCGAGTCGCCGGCGTGCAGCAGGGCGAAGAAGGGTGCCTGGCTGGCGGTGACGGGCGCGGGCAGGTGGTCGGCCAGCGGCGCGGCGGCCGCACGACCAACCGGGGCGGGCTGGCCGGCGGCGCTGGCTACTGCCAGCAGCCCCAGCAGCAGCCCCAGCGCCGCCCCGCCCCGCCGCTGCCAGCGGATAAAGAATGAAGCCATAGCGGGAGCTGTAAAAAGAAAGCGAAGAAGCCGTTTAGAAAGGCTAGCTGAGCGCCGCTCGCGCCTACTTCCTAAACAGCCTCAAAGGTACCGGCTCCCCAATGGCTTAACCAGCGCCGCCAGCCACAAATTAGCCGGTTGCCGACCTCATTTTTTGAGGTCGGGCGTGTGAAGTATTCTTGTTTTTTATAGAATACTTCACAAATAATAACGACTTGGTGTGAAGTATTTTTGACTTTTATAAAATACTTCACACTTTTTCCCGCTTCCGCAATGCCGCGCCGCGCCCGCCCCTCTGCCCACCTGCTGGCCCGCGTGCGGGCCTGGTTTGGCCTCTCGCAGGCCGAGCTGGCCCTGTACCTGGGCATCAGCCCGGCGCTGCTCAGCTCGCTGGAAGGGGGCAGCCGGGCCTTGAGCGCCACCGTGCGCGCGGCCCTGCTGCCGCTGCTGCCCCACCTACCCGCCGCCCCCGAGCCGGCCCCGGCCCCTACCGCCGCCCTAGCCGTCGGCACCGCCCCGCCCGAAGCTGCCGCCCTGGACCTACGCCGCCGCCAGTGCCAGCAGCGGGCCACTCACCTGCTGGCCCAGGCCGCCGCCCTGGCCGACCAGGCCCAAGTGGCGCGGCACTGGCAGGCCGCCCTACCCGCCCTGCTGGCCACCGCCACTGCCGAGGCCGCCGCCCCTGCCGAGGCCGCCGCCGCCCCCGATGCCGATGCCTTAGCCCGCGCCACCTGGCGCACCGGCTGGCTGCACCGCCACGCCCGCCCCCTGCCCGCCGCCACCGCCACCCAGCACCGCCTGCTGCTGGCCCGCGCCGCCGGCCTGCTCGCCGAAGCCGCCGCCCTGGCCGAGGGCGGCGGCTAGGGGTGGCTTGGTCGCCCTCCGCGTTGTGCTGTCTCGCCCTCCGCGGTGCGCCTCCCACCCTCCGCGTTGCGCTGTTTCGCCTCAACGGTGCGCCTCATCCCCTAACCCCTTCTCCGAAAAGGAGAAGGGGGACTAGCTCTAGCTTCTAGCTTTTTTTAGGACTAAAAACTAGTTCCCCTTCTCCTTTTCGGAGAAGGGGCTAGGGGATGAGGCGCACGCGGAGGGCGAAACTCAACTCTGGGGCAACCAATTAAAGCAGCATTGGCTTGTCCGAATGCTTAGGCGCTCTATATTTACGGCGTGTTCACCAATTTTTCATTTTTTCAGTTCCCCCAGTAGTATGTATTACTCCGCCCTCACCAGCCGCGCCGAGTGCGACACGGCCACCGCCGAAGTTGATTTTGAGTTGCGCACCTACCAGGGCCGCGACGCGGCCGCCGACCTCAGCACCGAGCGAGCCGGCCGCACCCAGGCCAGCACCACCAGCGAGCTGGCCAAAGTGGAGGCCAAAATAAGCCAGCGCCAACGCCGTGCTGGCCGCCCCCGGCATCGATGCCGGCCTCACCGAAACCACCGACGAGCTGGCCGCCCTGCAAGTGCAGCGCACCCGCCTGGCCAAGCGCGGCCGCCTGAGCACGGGCGTCACGCGCTTCCTGGCCGTGGTCGATAGCGAGCAGGTGGCCCAGCAGGTGGCTACCCTCACCACGGTGAAGGCCGGCATTGCCGCCCACCGCGCCACGCTGCCCGCCTAGCCGGCCCGCCCACTCCCGGCCCGCAAAAAGCCCCGGTACCGCCCTGCGGTGCCGGGGCTTTTTGCGGGGGTAGGGGCCAGGCCCCCGCTGCCCGTGGCACTACCCGGCGAAAGAATATTACGATTCTGATTTTGGCCGCCGCCCCGACCTCAAAAGCTGAGGCTGAGGCTCAAATGTCTTGCGGAAGGCGGCGGGCGGTGGGTGCTTTGTACTCCCAATCGCTGCGTGGACCGCCAGAATACCAAACACCATCTTTTACTCACATTTCATATTTTGACTTATTCCCGAATAAAAAATCGGTCATTTTCCAAGCAGTATTTGGAGCTGGAGACGGTGGCTGCACGAAGAACCAGCGGATACCGCCTTAGCCAAGTAAAAAGGTCTTCCCAACTGCCTGAAGCAGCAAGAATTTTCAGCCATTTCTTATTCGGAAACAAGTCTACTCATTCACTCCATTCATTTTTTTCATCACCCCCAATCTCTTTTCTTGTGAAAAAATTTACGCTATCTGCCGCCACCTTGCGTGGCTGGCTGCTGCCCGCCCTGCTCCTCGCCGGAGCTACTACCGCCGCCCAGGCCCAGAATAACATCGGCATCGGCACCACCACCCCCAATGCCTCGGCTGCCCTCGATGTGAGCAGCACCACCCAGGGCCTGCTTACTCCGCGCCTCACGGCCAGCCAGCGCGGCAGCATTGCCAGCCCCGCTACCGGCCTGCTCGTGTACCAGACCGACGGCACGGCCGGCTTCTACTTCTACAACGGCACCGCCTGGACGGCCCTGAGCGGCGGCAGCGGCGGCAGTGGCTCGCAGGGTCCGAAAGGCGATACCGGTGCCGCTGGCCCAAAAGGCGATAAGGGCGACACCGGCGCGGCTGGTTTAGCTGGTTTGGCGGGCGCAAAAGGCGATAAGGGCGACACCGGCGCGGCTGGTTTGGCGGGTGCGAAAGGCGATAAAGGTGACGCTGGCACGGCCGGTACGAAGGGCGACAAAGGCGATGCTGGCACCGCCGGCCCAAAAGGTGACAAGGGCGACACCGGCACGGCTGGCACCGCAGGCGCGAAGGGCGATACCGGCGCGGCCGGCGGCCAGGGTCCGAAAGGGGATGCTGGTACGGCTGGGGCAAAAGGCGATACCGGCGCGGCCGGCTCCAATGGCCAGGGCGTGCCCACCGGCGGCACGGCCGGGCAGGTGCTGAGCAAGGTGGATGGCACCAACTACAATACGCAGTGGAGCACGCCCACCGGGAGCAGCGGGGCCTACCCCAGCATTGAGTTGAACACCTCTGTAGCCTCCTCGCAAGCCGTCACTCCTCTTGCAGGGTCAAACACTTATGTACCCCTTGTTTTTTCAAGCAGTAACGGCACAGGGGCAGCCCTTTCCGGGGGTAATGCCTGGAACGGCAGCGTCTTCACGGTGGGTAGTGCCGGGGCTGGAACCTATCAGGTTACGGTACAAATGATGCCGATAACCAGTACTGGGACGCTTACCAACGTCGGGGTGCAGTATTTTCTCGACAAGAACAACGCTATTGGCAATACCACTTTGGGTACCTATCCCTACGCCCTGAGTACCTATAACCTCAATCCCAGCGGCTTCAACTACCGCTTCAACTCGACCATCAGCACGGTGATTTACCTGGCGGCCGGCGACCAAATTACTTTTCGCGGCGAAAGTATCAGTACCAGCGCCACCGCCTATACCAGCACCGATGGCAGCTCGAACCTGCAAATCGTGCGGCTGAAGTAGCCCCTGGGCTTTATCCCTTAGCTCCTTCCAGCCATGAATCAGTTTCCTACCCCCTCCCGCCGCCTGACCCTGCTGGGGCTGGGCCTGCTGGCGGCCGGCCCACTGGCCGCCCAAACCATCCTGACCAACAACGGGGCCACCCTCTTCGTGAACACCGGCGGCGTACTCACTGTGAATGGCGGCCTTGCCCAAACCGGCGCGGCCCGCCTTACCACCACCGGCACGGCCACCGTGAGCGGCGACGTGAGCAGCGCCGCCGCCAGCACCCTCGACCTGAGCACCGGCCTGCTGAGCGTGGCCGGCAACGTGGCCCAGGCCGGTACCACCGCCGGCAGCACCGGCACGCTGCGCCTGAGCGGCACCGCCGCCCAAAGCCTCGGCCTGAGCGGCGGCACCGTGCCCAACCTCACCGTGGACAAAGCCAGCGGCACCGCCACCCTGGCCAACGCTGCCCAGGTCGCCCGCGTGCTCACCCTGGCCGATGCCGGCGACCTGGCCACCGGCGGCAACGCCCTGACCCTGCTGAGCAGCGCCACCGGCACGGCCCTGGTCGTGAACAGCAGCACTGGTATCGTGAGCGGCAACCTCACGGTGCAGCGCTACGTGGATGGCACCCTGAACGCCGGCGCGGGCTACCGCCACTACAGCGCCCCGGTGCGTACCACCGTGGCCGACCTGGCTACCCCCGGTTTCACGCCGACCCTCACCCAGAGCTACAACACGAGCGCCACGCCGGGCACCACCCTGCCCTTCCCCACGGTGTTTGGCTACGACCAGGCCCGCCTGGCTTCGGCCACCAACAACCTGAGCGCCTTTGACAAGGGCTTCGTGGTGCCGCAAAGCACTGATGCCCTCCCCGCCGGCCGGGGCTACGCCGTGAATATTGACGCGGGCCAGCTCGTGGACTTCGTGGGCACGGCCAACAATGGCGACCTGACCCTGCCCCTGAGCCGGGGCACCGATGCCGCCGCCGGCTGGCAGCTGGTGGGCAACCCCTACCCCGCCCCCCTCGACCTGAGCCAGATGAGCAGCGACCGCACCAACCTCGACGCGGCTACCTACGTGGTGCAAAGCAGCGGGCAGTATGCCGGCGGCTACCGCAGCTTCGTGAATGGCCAGAGCACGACGGGCAGCAACAGCCCGCTCATCGCCAGTAGCCAGGGCTTCTTCGTGCGGGTGAGCAGCGGCCAGACCACCGGCTCGCTCACCTTCCGCAATGCCCAGCGCGTGACCACCTTCGCCGACCAGGCCACTTTCCAGCGCACCGCCGCCGACGCCCGCCCCGCCCTGCGCCTCACGCTGGCCGGCAACGGCCTGGCCGATGCCTGGGTGGCCTACGCCGAAGCCGGGGCTACCCCCGCCTTCGACAGCCAGCTCGACGCGGCCAAGCTGCCCAACACGACCGGCCTGAACCTGAGCAGCGTGGCCGGTGCTGACCAACTCGCCATTGATGGCCGCCCGGCGTTCACGACCGCCACGGCGCTGCCGCTGGCCGTGGGCGTGCCCGCCGCCGGGGCTTACACCCTCACGGCTTCGGCCCTCGACAACCTGCCGGCTGGCCTCACCGCCTACCTGCGCGACGCGCTCACCGGCACCACCACGGCCCTGACCGTGGGCCAGCCCTACAGCTTCTCGGTGAGTGCCACCCAGGCCGCGGCCCCGCTGACGGGTCGCTTCACGGTGGTCTTCGCGCCGAATACGACCCTGGCTGCCACGCCGGCCGCGCTGGCGGCCGCCGTCACGCTCTACCCCAACCCCGCCACCGAGCAGGTGACGGTAGCCCTGCCCGGCGTTGCCGGAGCCAGCGCCGTGCAGGTAGAGCTGCTCAACACCCTGGGCCAGGTGGTGCTGCGCCAGTCGGCCAGCCTGCCCGCGTCCGGCACTACCCTTACCCTACCCACCGCCGGGCTGGCCACGGGGGTGTATGTCGTGCGCCTGACGGCCGGCGCGCAGCTCATCACCAAGCGCCTCACTATTCAATAACTCACCATCGGAGCCAGCCCTGGCCAGGGGCTGGCTCCCCTAATAATTTGTCTTTCTGCGCTATGAAAAACGTCTTTTTCCTACTCTTGTTCCTGGGGCTATCGCAGCTAGCGGCGGCTCAGACCCCCGTCAGCACTGGCCCTACCCCCACCCCGGCCGCCGGCCCCACGGCCGTACCCATCGATGGGGGAGCCTCCCTGCTGCTGGCCTCCGGCGTGGCCTATGGCCTGCGCCGGCTGCGCCGCCGCCAGCAGTCGTGCTAAAAAAGGGCTTACTGCGTAACAGCACTACGTAATTCTCGCTAATCTATCCGCTATAAACACTCTCACGCCTTCTGCTAGCCAAAACAAAGCCTCCGTAGCATTTGCTGCGGAGGCTTTGTTTTGGCTAGCAGTCGAGAGAGGCTAACTTATACTCGCCGCGAAGTGAGTTGCCTTCAACATGCAATTAGTCAGAATAAAATTCGCTGGAACTTGCGCAAAGAGTTATTTTTTCAGCCCCGCTAGGGCTGGC from Hymenobacter psoromatis includes the following:
- a CDS encoding NADH dehydrogenase gives rise to the protein MLTAFLVFFPLAAALLLHFAKGSAARILALGAAFLELAVAVFAAITYARSGPTGFDFNLSWIPSAGINFHLGIDGLSLCLVLLTTVLVPIILATAFRHEEYENPGAFYALVLFMQTGLLGVFTAMDAFVFYFFWEVALIPIYFLAGAWSRSDRRVQITFKFFLYTIIGSLFMLAGFVYLYLQTAPAAGSLAAHSSDIQAFYAAGKQLAASQQAWLFWLIFAAFAVKMPIFPFHTWQPDTYTESPAPATMLLSGIMLKMGIYGCLRWLLPVVPLGVTQWQQLVMVLAIIGIIYGAIIAIRQQDMKRLIAYSSLSHVGLMIAGVFSLKAIGLQGAVVQMLAHGVNVVGMFLVADAIERRTGTRLIADLGGLTRRTPLLSVCFIVMLLSTVALPLTGGFVGEFLLLAGVYEFNMWAGAVAGLTIIFSAVYLLRMYQRVMLGPDSAHSDTMTDLTGAELTMFVPLIALVFWLGLFPGTFLHLSEPTISSILTAVGR
- a CDS encoding NADH dehydrogenase, encoding MLPLVLLSVFGIINLFFGFLRSNRALLPFALVVLALVFGINLLDWNHAGSITGLFDSPYVRQMLTVDNYSVAFSGIVLLTALVLLPFSRSYVVAGEPNLAEYYSLLLFSLVGAIMMVSYNHLIMLFVGIEILSISMYCLAGSDKRNVRSNEAALKYFLQGAFATGILLFGIALVYGATGTFQLNELAAAIATPANASLQPMLYVGVLLMVIGIGFKVSAAPFHFWTPDVYEGTPTFFTAFMSTVVKTAGFAAFLKLLLVALPGASAVWLPTIVAMCVLTLLLGNLGAAVQTSAKRMLAYSSVSHAGYLLLGLVAGRGQLDGPAAQAIFFYSLAYSVATVAAFGVLKLVADQRQREDYAGLAGLARTNPLLAFSMTVAMLSLGGIPLTGGFFGKFFIFTAVVAQGYIWLVVFAVLMSMVGIYYYLRPVIAMYMRPAEPGTTPIMVDSFQSATLVLLAIMTLVLGILPGFLSGLL